The Budorcas taxicolor isolate Tak-1 chromosome 2, Takin1.1, whole genome shotgun sequence genome window below encodes:
- the SCG2 gene encoding secretogranin-2 yields the protein MAEAKTHWLGAVLSLIPLIFLLSEAEAASFQRNQLLQKEPDLRLENVQKFPSPEMIRALEYIEKLRQQAHKEESSPDYNPYQGVSVPLQQKENGDLPESSRDSLSEDEWMKIIAEALRQAENEPQSAPKENRPYTLNSEKSFPMDMPDDYETQQWAERKLKHMRFPPMYEENSRDNPFKRTNEMVEEQYTPQNLATLESVFQELGKLTGPNNQKHERADEEQKLYTDDEDDIYKANNIAYEDVVGGEDWNPAEEKIESQTQEEVRDSKENADKTEQINDEMKRSGQLGLQDEDLRKESKDQLSDDVSKVIAYLKRLVTAAGSGRSQNGQTGERATRLFEKPLDPQSIYQLIEISRNLQIPPEDLIDMLKTGEKPVEPEQELEIPVEPEDISEVDLDHPDLFQNKMLSKNGYPKAPGHAVAEALPEGLSVEDILNLLGMESAANPKPPYFPNQYNREKVLSRLPYGPGRSKANQLPKAVWMPDVENRQMAYENLNDKDQELGEYLARMLVKYPEIMNANPVKRVPSQGSTEDDRQGETQIEQALKEHLSQHSSQETDKLASVSKRLPVGTPKSDDTSNRPYLDEDLLVKVLEYLNQEKAEKGREHIAKRAMENM from the coding sequence ATGGCAGAAGCTAAGACTCACTGGCTTGGAGCAGTCCTGTCTCTCATCCCTTTAATTTTCCTCctctctgaagctgaagctgcttCATTTCAGAGAAACCAGCTGCTTCAGAAGGAACCAGATCTCAGATTGGAAAATGTCCAAAAGTTTCCCAGTCCTGAAATGATCAGGGCTTTGGAGTACATAGAAAAGCTCCGACAACAAGCTCACAAAGAAGAAAGCAGCCCAGACTACAACCCCTACCAAGGTGTTTCTGTTCCCCTTCAGCAAAAAGAAAACGGTGACTTGCCAGAAAGTTCGAGGGATTCCCTGAGtgaagatgaatggatgaagataaTAGCTGAAGCTTTGAGACAGGCTGAAAATGAGCCCCAGTCTGCCCCAAAGGAAAACAGGCCTTATACTTTGAATTCAGAGAAGAGCTTTCCAATGGACATGCCTGATGATTATGAGACTCAACAGTGGGCAGAGAGAAAGCTCAAGCACATGAGATTCCCTCCTATGTAtgaagagaattccagggacaacCCCTTCAAACGCACAAATGAAATGGTGGAGGAGCAATACACTCCTCAAAATCTTGCTACATTGGAGTCTGTCTTCCAAGAGCTGGGGAAACTGACGGGACCAAACAACCAGAAGCATGAGAGGGCTGACGAGGAGCAAAAACTTTACACAGACGATGAAGATGATATCTACAAGGCTAATAACATTGCCTATGAAGACGTGGTTGGGGGAGAAGATTGGAACCCAGCAGAGGAAAAAATAGAGAGTCAAACTCAGGAAGAGGTAAGAGACAGCAAAGAGAatgcagacaaaactgagcaaatcAATGACGAAATGAAGCGTTCCGGGCAGCTGGGCCTCCAAGATGAAGATCTCCGGAAAGAGAGTAAAGACCAACTCTCAGATGATGTCTCCAAAGTAATTGCCTATCTGAAAAGGTTAGTGACTGCTGCAGGAAGTGGGAGGTCCCAGAATGGGCAAACTGGGGAAAGAGCAACCAGGCTCTTTGAGAAACCACTTGATCCTCAATCTATTTATCAGCTGATTGAAATCTCAAGGAATTTACAGATACCCCCTGAAGACTTGATTGACATGCTCAAAACTGGAGAGAAGCCAGTGGAACCAGAGCAGGAGCTTGAGATTCCTGTTGAACCTGAAGACATCTCAGAGGTTGACTTAGACCATCCAGATCTGTTCCAAAATAAGATGCTCTCCAAGAATGGCTACCCCAAAGCACCTGGTCATGCTGTGGCAGAGGCCCTACCAGAAGGGCTCAGTGTGGAGGACATTCTAAATCTTTTAGGGATGGAGAGTGCTGCAAATCCAAAGCCTCCATATTTTCCCAATCAGTATAACCGAGAGAAAGTGCTGTCAAGACTGCCCTATGGTCCTGGAAGATCTAAAGCTAACCAGCTCCCCAAAGCTGTCTGGATGCCAGATGTTGAAAACAGACAGATGGCATATGAGAACCTGAATGACAAGGATCAAGAATTAGGAGAGTACTTGGCCAGGATGCTGGTTAAATACCCTGAGATCATGAATGCCAACCCAGTGAAGCGAGTTCCCAGTCAAGGCTCAACTGAAGATGATCGACAGGGTGAGACCCAAATCGAGCAGGCCCTCAAAGAGCATTTGAGTCAACACAGCTCTCAGGAGACTGACAAACTGGCCTCGGTAAGCAAAAGGCTCCCTGTAGGGACCCCAAAGAGTGATGATACTTCCAACAGACCGTACTTAGATGAAGATCTGTTAGTGAAAGTGCTGGAATACCTCAAccaagaaaaggcagaaaagggaAGGGAGCACATTGCTAAGAGAGCAATGGAAAATATGTAA